One Gossypium hirsutum isolate 1008001.06 chromosome A08, Gossypium_hirsutum_v2.1, whole genome shotgun sequence genomic window, CGATGACCAGTAATAGAAACAATATCGGTTGGGCCCCAAATATCCATATGAACAAGGGCAAATTTTTCATTGGATACAGAAGTGCTTACAGGAAAggatattttcttttgttttgccaAATGACAAGCTTTACAAGGTGCATTAGGTGATATGGGCAAGGAAGGTATGTAAGGAGAAAGTAGCTTCAATCTGGAGTCAGAAAGATGACCGAGACGAGGATGCCAAAGGGAACATGACGTGTTGGTAGCTGATAAGGCAATTGGTGAGGTAATAGAGAGAGTTTGAGCTGGTGAGTCCAAAATATAGAGACCATGTAGAACTTTAGCTGTACCAATCATCGTCAAAGATGGAAGGGCCTGTAAAGAGCAATAAGTTTTGTGAAAAGTAAAAGAGCAAGGTAGTGTAGCAGTGAGTTTGGTTACAGATAAAAGAttgaaagtaaattggggaacaTAAAGAACATTAGTAATGTATAGGCTATTACTAAAAATGACTGTACCAGAAATTCGAGCACAAACTTTGGTACCATTTGGAAGATTAATATATACTGGtttaatggaatgaaaagagGCAAAAAAAGATAAAGAGTGTGTAATGTGATCAGTTGCACCAGTATCAATGATCCAATGGTGgggttgaaaagaaaagaggttacCTGAAGATACAGAAGGCTGTAAAGGTAAAGAAGAGGTGGTATTGGTAACATGAGTAGGGGAGGTAGAAGATGGAAGCAATGTAAGGAGCTGCTGTAACTGATCTTGTGTCAAAGTAACAGGAGAATCAGGTGGCAAAATAGCAACAGACTGTGAAGCGTCCAAAGATGGTGCCTCACCATCAGTAAGTACTGCGTGTGCACGAGAAGTCCGACCACGAGACTTGTAACCAGGTGGATAACCATGCTTCTCATAGCATGTATCAACAGTATGCCTGGATTTGCCACAAAAGGTGCACTGCCGTGAGTCAGAAGCCGATTTCGGCTGAGATTTCCTTGAAGAAGGATGTTGGCGCAGTGTGTTACTGACAAACAGTTGGGAAGAGCTAGCAGCAAGTAGGTGACGTTCTTGTTGAATAACCAAAGAAAACGCTTTGTTGATCGTAGGCAACGGATCAATGAGCATGATTTGAGAACGAACAGCAGCAAAACGATCATGGAGACCTTTAAGGAATCGAATCACATAATCATTATCATGATACTTTTGAAGAGTAGCAAAAACACCACAAGAGCAAGATGTGGGACAAGAACAAACTGGAATTGGTctaaaattcatcaattcatcCCAGAGGATCTTTAACTCAGTAAAATAATCAGTGACTGAGCGATCATCTTGTTTGAATGCATTGATTTCTTCTTGAAGATCAGAAATGCGGAAAACATCTCCCTGAGAAAAACGTTCCCGGAGATCGCGCCAAACATCAGAAGCAAAATCAAGCCAAAGAACACTGTTCATGATCGAAGGTGAGATGGAATGGTGCAACCAAGAAAGCACCATAGTATTACATCGTTCCCAAGCTGAGTAAAGAGGGTCTGTTCGAAGCGGAACTGTGATGGTGCCATTAACAAACTGGAGCTTGTTCTTGGATAAAAGTGCCATTGTCATTGCTCGAGACCAAGAATGATAATTCGAGCTTGATAGGACGGGAGAAACAAGAACCAAAGCTGGGTTTTCATTTGGATGAAGATAGTATGGACTAGAAGGTAATGTATGATCATGGAGGGCCATCGTAGGAAaggaaaatcaagaagaaaattgTTTGGAAAACAAGAAAGGACAAGGAATTATAATAGAGAAATATCACATCTGATACCATGTAGaatgaaagtaaaaagaaattgcTCATGTATTTGATACAAAAGATACTGTTATATACAAGTGGAAATGAAAAAATAACAGAAAGAGGATAATAGAAAATATAACTGCTAACTGCTAACTAATTAACAAGATTTTAAATAAAGCTATATGACTAACACATCTCCATTTCTTCCCATCTGTTCGTCTACATCTTCCTGGCTCTGGATCTACCCCATTCTTATACCCCAACTGCAAGGGTCCACAACCCAAAACTGCACCAGAAAGGGAAACTTTATTAGTGCTAGAAAAATACTGTAGGGACAAGAGAGATATTTGTTTGTTTGGGGGTACTTACAACCGTAGTAAAGTTGATAAGGACTGCCGTGGAGGCCACCAAGAGAACCAGCAACACTTTTCCATATAGGAAGAAGTAGATGATGGGGAACAGGAAGGCCAGCTTCCATGTACTTGTAGATGAGAGATTGAAGCTGTAACTCCTGGAGTTGAAAGATTGTGAACCCACAGGATTTAGTGATCCCAGTTTGTGTATGACCGGACCCACATCCAAGCTCGAGACCTAATCCAATTGGAGGTGACCCTTCTCCTCCACTCAATCTATTACTCTCCATGTTCCCCGAATCACCCAAATTTGTAAGTCCTAtccctgaaaataaaaaaaaaattgagaaaaagaagtAATGTGGGCGTGAGAGCAAGAGGGACAAAGAAAGTTTACCCAGGTCTGAAAAATGGCCAGTCTTGAGAGGTGATGAGTCTTGGGGCTCCATCTCTTGCGTATGGGCACAATTCAGTGGCAAACAAAAGGATGCAATTGCAACAAACAGTGAATTAACAGTAAAggttaaaagatttttttaaagtcAGAAAAATTCAGTTGATGGCAGAGTAATGGGGTATCCTCCTAAATGTGTATCTGTAACAAAAGGAAAAGCCATGAGACTTATAAAAGAGACAAATGCAAGAATGACAGAAACCAAGCACGCCCGAGTTGTGTTTAAAAGAAATGTTGGAGAGATGGATAGAGATGAAAGTGAGACTGAAAGTCATCTGACATGTCAGGTTGCTGTGCAGGTGTTTGCAGAAACAAACGCGGTTGTCGGGTCATGACTCGTGACAAGTGGGGGGGGGGACCCGCATTATGACAAACCCTCGTCCCTTGTTTTCTTCCACTCACGAACATGCACCACTTCATCATAACAATTAGAACTAAATCACAACGCGTGAGCGCGCGACACCTTAATGTTTTGCGCCTGCACA contains:
- the LOC121204644 gene encoding growth-regulating factor 10, translated to MEPQDSSPLKTGHFSDLGIGLTNLGDSGNMESNRLSGGEGSPPIGLGLELGCGSGHTQTGITKSCGFTIFQLQELQLQSLIYKYMEAGLPVPHHLLLPIWKSVAGSLGGLHGSPYQLYYGFLGCGPLQLGYKNGVDPEPGRCRRTDGKKWRCSKEAVPDHKYCERHMHRGRQRSTKLVEASQVTRTSISRNNANTNLSISLQVDSSNNSGNGSNLSSSFTGFSPNIALLRGGDSKAVPLSPQFQELL